CTGAGCGTGAACAATTAGGCGTTCTTTCTTTAACGGAAGCATTACGTCAAGCCCAACAAGCCGGTCTTGATTTAGTAGAGATTGCGCCAACGGCGGCACCACCTGTTTGTCGTATTATGGATTATGGTAAATATCTCTTTGAGCTTAATAAACAGAAAGCAGCGCAAAAGAAGAAACAAAAAAGGATTCAGTTAAAAGAAGTTAAATTTCGACCCGTGACAGAAGAAGGGGATTATCAGGTCAAGCTACGCAACCTGATCCGTTTCCTAGAACAGGGCGACAAAGCTAAAATTACCGTGCGGTTTCGGGGTCGAGAAATTGCACACGTCCATTTGGGTACTAAGCTGATTGAACGCTTAGAAAAGGATCTCGCTGCTTATGCTGCGATTGACGATAGACCTAAGATGGAAGGGAAGCAAATGGTTTTAGTAGTTAGCCCTAAAAAAACGAAGTAACAAATATTTAATAAATAAGTAATGCGGAGAGATTATTATGCCAAAGTTAAAAACCCATCGAGGGGCTGCTAAGCGCTTTAAGCCAACAGCTAAAGGTTATAAATGTGCTCAATCACATCATAACCATATCCTGACTAAGAAAGATACCAAGCGCAAACGAAACTTGCGTCAAACAAATTTAGTTCACCCAAGTGACGTACGTTCTGTTGATCGTATGCTGCAAGGTTCTTAAAATAATTAGAGGTTGATAGAGGTTTAATACCATGGCAAGAGTAAAACGAGGGGTCACTGCTAGAGCCCGACATAAGAAAATTTTAAAAGCAGCAAAAGGTTATAAAGGCGCGCGTAGTCGCGTTATACGGGCTGCAAAACAAGCGGTAACAAAAGCAGGTCAATATGCTTACCGTGATAGAAAGCAGAAAAAACGTGATTTCCGTGCATTATGGATCGTGCGTATTAATGCGGGTGCGCGTGAAAATGGTTTATCCTATAGCCGTTTAATTGCAGGTTTAGCTAAAGCAGAGATTGCAGTTGATCGTAAAGTATTAGCTGATTTAGCCGTAACTGACAAAGCAACCTTTGCTCAGTTGGTAGAAAAAGCAAAACAAGCGTTAATTTAAGGCATTATCTTTTCAATTCCGATAGCCCCACTCTGGAAAGTTTGGCTATCGGATCTATCTTATATCTATCCAAATTTAAAGACGGAAATAGCTTTTTTTTGCAGGCGCTGCTTCTTGGCTTTTTTCTAGGTCGATTTTTTCTAAACACTCGCCTAACAGTGTATTTTTTAAAGCAGCATAGATTTTGTTTTGCTGGGAGGCAGATAGTGACGTTAAAATAGCATGTAAATTTTCTGCTGTTTTTGATGTTACATCGTGTAAAGTTTTTATTTTGTCTAGGATGATGGCGTGGTCTAGCGTTTCAGCGCAGTAATAAGGTTTTTGAACCTTTTCCAACTCGAGCAAGCTGTTCTTTATTTGTAAGAGATTTTCAGATGATTGTTGTAATGAATGTATATTTTTAATTTGCGAAAAATAATCCGTACATAAATTAGGTATATCGAGTGAATAAGATAAACTATTTATTAGATTCAAGAGAAAAGGGTTACCATTAATATACAGGCCTTTCTTAACGTGCAAACACGTGGGCATGTTTTCTTTTTTGCTATCGTCATAACAGACTGGAATTATTTTTTTATACTTGCTAATAATCGTATTGTCGAGAAAGGGTATATCTACATTAGGTCCCTTGGGACATATTACAAATAGGGTATCGTTTTCTTCTAATTCCTCGACAAAATAGTCGGAATATTTAAAATTTTTTATTGGGCCTTTAAAACCGACTACTTTTATTAGTTCTTCAAGTTTTTCTCTTTGTAATTTAACATCTTCATTAGATAGTATAATAACTTTCATGTTTCTCTTTCCTTTTTTATTAAACAAAATCTAATATAGTATATATTTATTATGTCTATATGTATATATTTTTTGATTTGAAAGGGATTATTAATCTACAATTGCTTAATTTTAAGAATTTTCTGCAATTGTGATCCGTGAGTGAAGTGATCGAATGATAGTATTGCCATCTATAAATTCAAGCTCACTACCTAAGGGAACACCGTGTGCGATGCGACTTGTTTTAATGTGGTGTTGTTTAAGCAATTCAGCAAGATAATGCGCCGTGGCTTCTCCTTCTACCGTAGGATTTGTCGCTAGAATAACTTCTCTGGGAGGATGCGTATGGATACGCTGAATGAAGTGTTTAATGCCGATTTCTTCAGGCCCAATCCCATCTAAAGGGGATAAGCGCCCCATAAGCACAAAATAATAACCATTATAGCTAGCGGTTTGCTCAATGGCCATGACATCAATCGGGGTTTCAACCACACAAAGCAGATCACTATCTCGATTGGGATTTGCGCAAAGCGTACAAATCTGTGTTTCGCTTAAACTACGGCATTGCTCACAGTGGCCAATTTTTTGAATCGCTTGCTCTATGGTTTTTGCTAGCGCCAAACCTTCGGGCCTTGCTCTTTCTAGCAAATGGAAGGCCATGCGTTGAGCAGATTTAGGGCCAATGCCCGGCAAACAACGCAAATGTGTCATCAGCTGTGTGATCAGAGGACTGAAGGCCATGCAAACGTTCCCTCATTTATACAATAGAGTATTTAGCTTTCTATTGCACTATCGGTAAATTTAGTTTGAATTTGCGCGGTCAAATCGGTTAATTTTTGTCGCGAAGCTTTTTCAATTTTTTGCAGTGCATTATTAAATGCGCCGATTGTCAATTCTTCTATAATCTTTTTAGTTTCTTCTAATAAAATAGGATCAAGAATTGCTTTTAGTAAACTAGGATCAAGCCACATAGATTTGGCAGTGTGTCGGCCATCCATGTCAATCTTAACTAAACCACCACCCGTTTCACCGGTGACGACTATTTTTGCTAACTCTTCCTGAGCCGATTGCATTTTCGATTGCATATCTTGTGCTTGTTTTAAAAGGTTATTGAGATCAACTTTCATATTCATCGTTATTTTCCTCTATTATTTAAGAATATTAATTTTTCGGGATCCCACACTTTCGCGCAGGATGACGATCGGAACCCGCCTTAGTTTTCATCTAAAAACTGTATCGACTCAGGCTGTAGTTTAGCATCAAATGTTTTGATAATCGCTTGTAGCGTCGGATCTTCTTGTAAGTTTTTTGTGGTTTCCTCGAGTCGTTGTGCTTTTTGCTGTTGTTCGTAACGTGCAGGCGTTAAAAGATTATCACCTCCTAGGCTGATCGTTAAGCCGATGGGCTGAGCAAAGTGTTTAGAAAGCGCCTGTGCTAATCTTTCTTCCTGCTTGGGCGTGTGTAATGCGGTTTGTTTTGGATCCAGTAATAATTTAACTTGATTGTTGGCATATTTTTGTAGAACACATTGACAGGCAAAGGTGTAGCTTAAGCCGGTTAAATTTAATTGTTTAACCAGTGTAATCCAGTCTAGTGCCGATTTTTGTTGTGTTTTATCGAGTTTATTATTTTCGATTGATGGTCGATCTTTTGCAAGAGAAACCACGGCAGGCGCTAACGATTTTGTTACAGGCGATTGATTTTTTTCAGCTGGTTTGATGGGGTTGAAGGCTAGCATTCTTAATAACATCATTTCAAAACCCAAGCGAGGCGTAGGTGCAAGCGATAAGTCACGCCGACTTAGTAAAGCGATTTGATAGTAAAGCTGTGTATCTTCAGCAGAAAGTTGTTGTGCTAGCGGCTGAATACACTCATTTTCTTTAGTCATGCTAGCAGGGAGTACCTGAATAAGTGCCATCTGATGTAAATGCGTTAAAAGTGCATCAATCACTTGTAAAAAATCGGCGGCTTGTGCATTGAGTTTTTCTACGATGGTCCAGAGTTTAACCGCATCCTGTAAGATAAGTGCTTCAAGTAATTCGGTTATGTCAGTAGTGGCTACACTTCCCAATAAGGTTTTTATATCTTGTTCGGTAATCGTTTGCTTGGCATAAGCGATAGCTTGATCTAATAAGCTGAGGCTATCACGTAGGCTTCCTCGGGAGGCCTGAGCAAGAATCTGTAATGCATTCAATTCATAAGGGACTTGCTCATTTTTTAAAATCGTTTCTAAGTGCTGGCTAATTTGCTCCACAGACAGTGCTTTTAAATGAAATTGTAGGCAACGCGAAAGAATAGTGGCAGGCAGGCGCTGTGGATCGGTCGTTGCTAATAGAAAAACTACATGCGGTGGCGGTTCTTCGAGTGTTTTTAGTAAGGCATTAAAACTGTGGGAAGACAGCATATGCACTTCATCGATCAGATAAACTTTGTAACGTCCTTGGCTAGGCGCATAGTGAATGTCGGCAAGTAGGTCACGTGTATCTTCTACTTTGGTACGTGAAGCCGCATCGACCTCAAGCAGATCGGTAAATCGATTGGCATTGATTGCTTGGCAGGCTGAACATTGATCGCAGGGCTCAGCCGTTATTTTTGTGGCACAGTTTAAGCATTTGGCAAGCAGTCTTGCTAAGCTGGTTTTCCCCACGCCACGAGTTCCTGTAAAAAGATAAGCGTGGTGAATGCGTTGGCTATCAAGGGCGTTTTTTAGGATACGACAAGTGGATTCTTGGCCCACCAGTTGAGTAAAAGAACGAGGTCGATATTTTCTAGCAAGGACTTGGTAACTCATACTTTACAATCACCTTGAGTGGCGGCGGTTATACCAGCCTTACTTCGGCACCCGCACCCACAACTACCGCTGCTTCCTTCCGGATCTGACGGGGTTCGTTGCTTCGCGCTGCGAAGGGACCCATATAACCACCATTGGCGGAGAGGGCGGGATTCGAACCCGCGGTAGGGGTTAACCTACACACACTTTCCAGGCGTGCTCCTTAAGCCGCTCGGACACCTCTCCCATAAGAAAGGCGCCCAGGTTAAACTAGAATAAAG
This is a stretch of genomic DNA from Candidatus Rickettsiella viridis. It encodes these proteins:
- the infC gene encoding translation initiation factor IF-3, producing the protein MRPRPGGAYQPRTGSSNTKKVRVNGEIRVPQVRLIGPEREQLGVLSLTEALRQAQQAGLDLVEIAPTAAPPVCRIMDYGKYLFELNKQKAAQKKKQKRIQLKEVKFRPVTEEGDYQVKLRNLIRFLEQGDKAKITVRFRGREIAHVHLGTKLIERLEKDLAAYAAIDDRPKMEGKQMVLVVSPKKTK
- the rpmI gene encoding 50S ribosomal protein L35 produces the protein MPKLKTHRGAAKRFKPTAKGYKCAQSHHNHILTKKDTKRKRNLRQTNLVHPSDVRSVDRMLQGS
- the rplT gene encoding 50S ribosomal protein L20, translating into MARVKRGVTARARHKKILKAAKGYKGARSRVIRAAKQAVTKAGQYAYRDRKQKKRDFRALWIVRINAGARENGLSYSRLIAGLAKAEIAVDRKVLADLAVTDKATFAQLVEKAKQALI
- the recR gene encoding recombination mediator RecR, with product MAFSPLITQLMTHLRCLPGIGPKSAQRMAFHLLERARPEGLALAKTIEQAIQKIGHCEQCRSLSETQICTLCANPNRDSDLLCVVETPIDVMAIEQTASYNGYYFVLMGRLSPLDGIGPEEIGIKHFIQRIHTHPPREVILATNPTVEGEATAHYLAELLKQHHIKTSRIAHGVPLGSELEFIDGNTIIRSLHSRITIAENS
- a CDS encoding YbaB/EbfC family nucleoid-associated protein; this encodes MNMKVDLNNLLKQAQDMQSKMQSAQEELAKIVVTGETGGGLVKIDMDGRHTAKSMWLDPSLLKAILDPILLEETKKIIEELTIGAFNNALQKIEKASRQKLTDLTAQIQTKFTDSAIES
- the dnaX gene encoding DNA polymerase III subunit gamma/tau, giving the protein MSYQVLARKYRPRSFTQLVGQESTCRILKNALDSQRIHHAYLFTGTRGVGKTSLARLLAKCLNCATKITAEPCDQCSACQAINANRFTDLLEVDAASRTKVEDTRDLLADIHYAPSQGRYKVYLIDEVHMLSSHSFNALLKTLEEPPPHVVFLLATTDPQRLPATILSRCLQFHLKALSVEQISQHLETILKNEQVPYELNALQILAQASRGSLRDSLSLLDQAIAYAKQTITEQDIKTLLGSVATTDITELLEALILQDAVKLWTIVEKLNAQAADFLQVIDALLTHLHQMALIQVLPASMTKENECIQPLAQQLSAEDTQLYYQIALLSRRDLSLAPTPRLGFEMMLLRMLAFNPIKPAEKNQSPVTKSLAPAVVSLAKDRPSIENNKLDKTQQKSALDWITLVKQLNLTGLSYTFACQCVLQKYANNQVKLLLDPKQTALHTPKQEERLAQALSKHFAQPIGLTISLGGDNLLTPARYEQQQKAQRLEETTKNLQEDPTLQAIIKTFDAKLQPESIQFLDEN